In Cloacibacterium caeni, a single window of DNA contains:
- a CDS encoding carboxypeptidase-like regulatory domain-containing protein — MKKISSLLTLLIFTLNFSQLISGKILKEDRNPIQSARVGIENTRIGDLTDQNGNFKIDFSGIDKNAKLKVYVSEFIPYEIKVNEFIKSNGEIILKEKIINIEPVNINPKKYKYKNFGTSNAKTNYCGYNSEKKDRLFNEYAIKVENKKHLKIKSINLSIVNFDVKDSATLIFDIQNASNGFPDDKKSLTNETLKLTISKNDIINNKVSFDVNEKNIWTNEDFFVLVRVDESLNGKLYFGGNIFAFSKDTYYRTYFGEWKKFSTGEPSINVDVQIEK, encoded by the coding sequence ATGAAGAAAATTTCAAGTTTACTAACATTATTGATTTTTACTCTAAATTTTTCACAATTAATTTCGGGAAAAATATTAAAAGAAGACAGAAATCCAATTCAAAGTGCAAGAGTTGGAATTGAAAACACTAGAATTGGTGATTTGACAGATCAAAATGGGAATTTTAAAATTGACTTTTCAGGTATTGACAAAAATGCCAAGCTAAAGGTTTATGTTAGTGAATTTATACCATATGAAATCAAAGTAAATGAGTTTATAAAATCAAACGGAGAAATTATTTTGAAAGAAAAAATAATAAACATTGAACCCGTAAACATTAACCCAAAGAAATATAAATATAAAAATTTTGGAACTTCAAATGCCAAAACCAATTATTGTGGTTATAATTCAGAAAAAAAAGATAGATTATTTAATGAATATGCAATAAAGGTAGAAAACAAAAAACACTTAAAAATAAAGTCAATCAATCTAAGTATAGTAAATTTTGACGTTAAGGATTCTGCAACTTTAATATTTGATATCCAAAATGCGTCAAATGGATTTCCTGACGACAAAAAATCCTTGACAAATGAAACATTAAAACTAACAATAAGTAAAAACGATATTATAAATAACAAAGTTTCATTTGATGTAAATGAAAAAAATATTTGGACAAATGAAGATTTCTTTGTACTTGTGCGAGTTGATGAAAGTTTAAATGGTAAACTCTACTTTGGCGGTAATATATTTGCTTTCTCAAAAGATACTTACTATCGTACTTATTTTGGAGAATGGAAAAAATTTTCCACAGGTGAACCTTCAATAAATGTTGATGTTCAAATAGAAAAATAA